A portion of the Girardinichthys multiradiatus isolate DD_20200921_A chromosome 23, DD_fGirMul_XY1, whole genome shotgun sequence genome contains these proteins:
- the LOC124860111 gene encoding NF-kappa-B-activating protein → MPLSDRSSSDGGRDSRSPRTRRPRSRSRSRERTLSPDSFGPKLPKPRNKEREREERERRFKEARNIRRIRIGSPSRSRSRSRSRSRERQNNSANSNHNHWSEQRDGKHGGFKDDYYYQQQRDDVQRQRQEAFIARRLQERERIGELGCPEVWGYSPRVKEPDSDEFTPVEEEEKNSSSESSSEEEKKKKKKKKKKSKKRKTKKHSEDSELESDSEEEVKKKKKKKKSKKSKKSKKKKTKKSRKESSDSNSEESEEEEDETGGLMWVEKTGIDENIVGPEAPLTHMSQDDRPLDFGHALLPGEGAAMAEYVKAGKRIPRRGEIGLTSDEIADFEKSGYVMSGSRHRRMEAVRLRKENQIYSADEKRALASFNQEERRKRESKILSSFREMVYRKTKGKEEK, encoded by the exons ATGCCTCTGTCTGACCGGTCGAGCTCTGACGGCGGCAGGGACTCTCGGAGTCCTAGGACCCGGAGACCCCGTTCTCGATCCCGCAGCCGAGAGCGTACCCTGTCTCCGGACAGCTTCGGGCCCAAACTCCCGAAACCCCGCAACAAAGAAAGGGAGCGAGAGGAGCGGGAGCGTCGGTTCAAAGAGGCGAGAAACATCCGAAGAATTCGCATCGGGAGTCCCAGTCGAAGCCGCTCCAGATCCAGGTCCCGATCCCGGGAGCGCCAAAACAACAGTGCCAACAGTAACCACAACCACTGGTCCGAGCAGCGCGACGGGAAACACGGAGGCTTCAAAGATGACTATTATTACCAGCAGCAGAGGGACGATGTTCAGAGGCAGAGACAGGAGGCTTTTATTGCCAG GCGTCTACAGGAGCGAGAGCGGATCGGTGAGCTTGGTTGTCCTGAAGTTTGGGGATATTCTCCAAGAGTAAAAGAACCAGA TTCTGATGAATTCAcaccagttgaagaagaagagaaaaacagcAGCTCAGAATCAAGCTCAGAAG aggaaaagaagaagaaaaagaagaagaagaaaaagtcaaagaaaagaaagaccaagaaacactcAGAAGACAGCGAGTTGGAATCAGACTCAGAAG aagaagtaaagaagaagaaaaagaagaagaaaagtaaGAA GTCAAAGAAgtccaagaagaagaagacgaagAAGAGCCGGAAAGAGTCCAGTGACTCCAACAGCGAAGAgtcagaagaagaggaagacgaAACTGGCGGGCTGATGTGGGTGGAGAAAACTGGCATTGATGAAAACATCGTTGGTCCAGAGGCTCCACTCACTCACATGTCGCAGGATGACAGACCGCTGGA TTTTGGTCATGCACTGCTGCCGGGTGAAGGTGCTGCCATGGCAGAGTACGTGAAAGCGGGCAAACGTATCCCGAGAAGAGGAGAAATCGGTCTCACCAGCGATGAGATCGCAGACTTCGAGAAGTCTGGTTACGTCATGAGCGGCAGCAG ACATCGCCGTATGGAAGCTGTGCGTCTGAGAAAGGAAAACCAGATCTACAGCGCGGATGAGAAGCGAGCTCTGGCCTccttcaaccaggaggagaggaggaagagggagagCAAGATCCTGTCGAGCTTCAGAGAGATGGTGTACAGAAAAACCAAAGG
- the zbtb33 gene encoding transcriptional regulator Kaiso isoform X3 — MSGLFSVGSEAMPGLKLISATDTQYSVAVLKSLNEQRTNGLFCDITIIIQDKKFRAHKTILSASSTYFHQLFTVAGQVIELNFIRPEIFEHILNYIYSSKIVRVRSDMLEDLINAGKILGVKFIANLHLPLSQVKGLPGLSPEAENKSDASSEVMPVITESFSISAEEFNQTKRLGCNEEDSDDVVFVSCTDAQSRAASRRANPSEIIDLDNLESESVESKQNEDSHHVAAHGEKAATTPRTNGANCPSVSGHVNSLRSPDSSSSNSPVRVSLGSVSTTPARSGSITPEPTSAFQSPENDDMLGVHKKKVSSSSQQGDLKIRLLDVSEIAALPANNPKGTIEAKQTVTLDTGTKIDSLSSGCKVYANIGEDTYDIVQMNEDPGEGGSKPNKGKRALMATPTKSFDKSLLSPTLGPNKKKNKMELEDHYELIMDGKTFYVCAVCKRPYVCITSLRRHFNTHSWEKKYPCHFCNKILSNHCKQVHNQDASGRKQKDDGDNNLYRLLPCKSTKKKSWVTNLPGTPLISEDGSMQEMTSADVEDIHSSTQSRMLNWDNLFAEPNAHMRPDSHMQPISDMSSPPQGATEFEYITP; from the exons ATGTCCGGTCTGTTTTCAGTTGGCAGTGAAG CCATGCCGGGCCTAAAGCTGATATCTGCGACTGACACGCAGTATTCAGTTGCTGTTCTGAAGTCCCTGAATGAGCAGCGAACTAATGGCTTGTTTTGTGACATCACCATCATCATACAGGACAAGAAATTCAGAGCACACAAAACAATCTTGTCTGCCTCGAGCACGTACTTTCACCAGCTTTTTACTGTCGCCGGACAAGTGATCGAACTCAACTTCATCAGGCCAGAAATCTTTGAGCACATCCTCAACTATATCTACAGCTCCAAGATTGTCCGTGTCCGTTCTGACATGCTCGAGGACCTCATAAATGCTGGAAAGATACTGGGAGTGAAATTCATTGCTAACTTGCATTTGCCACTGTCACAAGTGAAAGGTCTGCCTGGTTTGTCACCGGAGGCAGAAAACAAAAGCGATGCATCCTCAGAGGTTATGCCTGTCATCACGGAGTCCTTCTCCATTTCCGCAGAGGAATTCAATCAGACAAAGAGACTTGGATGTAACGAGGAGGACTCGGATGATGTTGTATTTGTCTCTTGTACAGATGCTCAAAGCAGAGCAGCGAGTCGGAGAGCAAACCCTTCTGAGATTATTGATTTGGACAACTTGGAATCAGAAAGCGTTGAATccaaacaaaatgaagattCACATCATGTTGCAGCGCATGGAGAAAAAGCAGCAACCACCCCGAGAACTAATGGTGCAAACTGTCCCAGCGTCAGTGGACATGTGAATAGTCTACGTAGTCCAGACAGCAGCTCCAGTAACTCTCCTGTTAGAGTTTCTTTAGGAAGTGTTTCCACAACACCTGCCCGCTCAGGCAGCATCACGCCTGAGCCGACAAGTGCTTTCCAGTCACCTGAAAACGATGACATGTTGGGTGTCCACAAGAAGAAAGTCAGTTCTTCATCTCAGCAGGGCGATCTAAAGATAAGGCTCCTGGATGTTTCTGAAATCGCAGCTCTTCCTGCTAACAACCCCAAGGGAACTATAGAAGCAAAACAGACAGTGACCCTCGACACAGGCACAAAAATTGATTCTCTGTCATCAGGCTGTAAAGTGTATGCCAACATAGGAGAGGATACCTATGACATTGTTCAAATGAACGAAGACCCAGGAGAAGGAGGCTCCAAACCCAATAAAGGGAAACGAGCTTTAATGGCAACGCCCACAAAATCCTTTGATAAATCACTGTTGTCACCAACGCTTGGACCaaacaagaagaagaataaaatgGAGCTCGAGGATCACTATGAGCTGATCATGGATGGAAAGACTTTCTATGTTTGCGCCGTTTGTAAGCGCCCATATGTGTGCATCACGAGCCTGCGCCGTCACTTCAACACTCACTCGTGGGAAAAGAAATACCCGTGTCACTTCTGCAACAAG ATACTCTCCAATCACTGCAAGCAAGTCCACAATCAGGATGCCAGTGGGAGGAAGCAAAAGGATGATGGTGACAACAACTTGTACCGCCTGCTGCCGTGTAAATCGACAAAGAAGAAGTCTTGGGTGACCAACCTACCAGGAACACCTCTCATTTCCGAGGACGGCAGCATGCAGGAAATGACCTCTGCAGATGTGGAGGACATCCACTCTTCAACGCAGAGCAGGATGTTGAACTGGGACAACCTCTTCGCCGAGCCCAATGCTCACATGAGACCAGACTCTCATATGCAGCCAATATCAGACATGAGCTCCCCTCCGCAGGGAGCCACAGAGTTTGAGTACATCACACCATAG
- the zbtb33 gene encoding transcriptional regulator Kaiso isoform X2, translating to MPGLKLISATDTQYSVAVLKSLNEQRTNGLFCDITIIIQDKKFRAHKTILSASSTYFHQLFTVAGQVIELNFIRPEIFEHILNYIYSSKIVRVRSDMLEDLINAGKILGVKFIANLHLPLSQVKGLPGLSPEAENKSDASSEVMPVITESFSISAEEFNQTKRLGCNEEDSDDVVFVSCTDAQSRAASRRANPSEIIDLDNLESESVESKQNEDSHHVAAHGEKAATTPRTNGANCPSVSGHVNSLRSPDSSSSNSPVRVSLGSVSTTPARSGSITPEPTSAFQSPENDDMLGVHKKKVSSSSQQGDLKIRLLDVSEIAALPANNPKGTIEAKQTVTLDTGTKIDSLSSGCKVYANIGEDTYDIVQMNEDPGEGGSKPNKGKRALMATPTKSFDKSLLSPTLGPNKKKNKMELEDHYELIMDGKTFYVCAVCKRPYVCITSLRRHFNTHSWEKKYPCHFCNKVFALAEYRTKHEITHTGERRYQCLLCNEMFLNYQILSNHCKQVHNQDASGRKQKDDGDNNLYRLLPCKSTKKKSWVTNLPGTPLISEDGSMQEMTSADVEDIHSSTQSRMLNWDNLFAEPNAHMRPDSHMQPISDMSSPPQGATEFEYITP from the coding sequence ATGCCGGGCCTAAAGCTGATATCTGCGACTGACACGCAGTATTCAGTTGCTGTTCTGAAGTCCCTGAATGAGCAGCGAACTAATGGCTTGTTTTGTGACATCACCATCATCATACAGGACAAGAAATTCAGAGCACACAAAACAATCTTGTCTGCCTCGAGCACGTACTTTCACCAGCTTTTTACTGTCGCCGGACAAGTGATCGAACTCAACTTCATCAGGCCAGAAATCTTTGAGCACATCCTCAACTATATCTACAGCTCCAAGATTGTCCGTGTCCGTTCTGACATGCTCGAGGACCTCATAAATGCTGGAAAGATACTGGGAGTGAAATTCATTGCTAACTTGCATTTGCCACTGTCACAAGTGAAAGGTCTGCCTGGTTTGTCACCGGAGGCAGAAAACAAAAGCGATGCATCCTCAGAGGTTATGCCTGTCATCACGGAGTCCTTCTCCATTTCCGCAGAGGAATTCAATCAGACAAAGAGACTTGGATGTAACGAGGAGGACTCGGATGATGTTGTATTTGTCTCTTGTACAGATGCTCAAAGCAGAGCAGCGAGTCGGAGAGCAAACCCTTCTGAGATTATTGATTTGGACAACTTGGAATCAGAAAGCGTTGAATccaaacaaaatgaagattCACATCATGTTGCAGCGCATGGAGAAAAAGCAGCAACCACCCCGAGAACTAATGGTGCAAACTGTCCCAGCGTCAGTGGACATGTGAATAGTCTACGTAGTCCAGACAGCAGCTCCAGTAACTCTCCTGTTAGAGTTTCTTTAGGAAGTGTTTCCACAACACCTGCCCGCTCAGGCAGCATCACGCCTGAGCCGACAAGTGCTTTCCAGTCACCTGAAAACGATGACATGTTGGGTGTCCACAAGAAGAAAGTCAGTTCTTCATCTCAGCAGGGCGATCTAAAGATAAGGCTCCTGGATGTTTCTGAAATCGCAGCTCTTCCTGCTAACAACCCCAAGGGAACTATAGAAGCAAAACAGACAGTGACCCTCGACACAGGCACAAAAATTGATTCTCTGTCATCAGGCTGTAAAGTGTATGCCAACATAGGAGAGGATACCTATGACATTGTTCAAATGAACGAAGACCCAGGAGAAGGAGGCTCCAAACCCAATAAAGGGAAACGAGCTTTAATGGCAACGCCCACAAAATCCTTTGATAAATCACTGTTGTCACCAACGCTTGGACCaaacaagaagaagaataaaatgGAGCTCGAGGATCACTATGAGCTGATCATGGATGGAAAGACTTTCTATGTTTGCGCCGTTTGTAAGCGCCCATATGTGTGCATCACGAGCCTGCGCCGTCACTTCAACACTCACTCGTGGGAAAAGAAATACCCGTGTCACTTCTGCAACAAGGTCTTTGCGCTGGCAGAGTACAGAACTAAACATGAAATCACCCACACAGGTGAGAGGAGGTACCAGTGCCTGTTGTGTAATGAAATGTTTCTAAATTACCAGATACTCTCCAATCACTGCAAGCAAGTCCACAATCAGGATGCCAGTGGGAGGAAGCAAAAGGATGATGGTGACAACAACTTGTACCGCCTGCTGCCGTGTAAATCGACAAAGAAGAAGTCTTGGGTGACCAACCTACCAGGAACACCTCTCATTTCCGAGGACGGCAGCATGCAGGAAATGACCTCTGCAGATGTGGAGGACATCCACTCTTCAACGCAGAGCAGGATGTTGAACTGGGACAACCTCTTCGCCGAGCCCAATGCTCACATGAGACCAGACTCTCATATGCAGCCAATATCAGACATGAGCTCCCCTCCGCAGGGAGCCACAGAGTTTGAGTACATCACACCATAG
- the zbtb33 gene encoding transcriptional regulator Kaiso isoform X1, whose protein sequence is MSGLFSVGSEAMPGLKLISATDTQYSVAVLKSLNEQRTNGLFCDITIIIQDKKFRAHKTILSASSTYFHQLFTVAGQVIELNFIRPEIFEHILNYIYSSKIVRVRSDMLEDLINAGKILGVKFIANLHLPLSQVKGLPGLSPEAENKSDASSEVMPVITESFSISAEEFNQTKRLGCNEEDSDDVVFVSCTDAQSRAASRRANPSEIIDLDNLESESVESKQNEDSHHVAAHGEKAATTPRTNGANCPSVSGHVNSLRSPDSSSSNSPVRVSLGSVSTTPARSGSITPEPTSAFQSPENDDMLGVHKKKVSSSSQQGDLKIRLLDVSEIAALPANNPKGTIEAKQTVTLDTGTKIDSLSSGCKVYANIGEDTYDIVQMNEDPGEGGSKPNKGKRALMATPTKSFDKSLLSPTLGPNKKKNKMELEDHYELIMDGKTFYVCAVCKRPYVCITSLRRHFNTHSWEKKYPCHFCNKVFALAEYRTKHEITHTGERRYQCLLCNEMFLNYQILSNHCKQVHNQDASGRKQKDDGDNNLYRLLPCKSTKKKSWVTNLPGTPLISEDGSMQEMTSADVEDIHSSTQSRMLNWDNLFAEPNAHMRPDSHMQPISDMSSPPQGATEFEYITP, encoded by the exons ATGTCCGGTCTGTTTTCAGTTGGCAGTGAAG CCATGCCGGGCCTAAAGCTGATATCTGCGACTGACACGCAGTATTCAGTTGCTGTTCTGAAGTCCCTGAATGAGCAGCGAACTAATGGCTTGTTTTGTGACATCACCATCATCATACAGGACAAGAAATTCAGAGCACACAAAACAATCTTGTCTGCCTCGAGCACGTACTTTCACCAGCTTTTTACTGTCGCCGGACAAGTGATCGAACTCAACTTCATCAGGCCAGAAATCTTTGAGCACATCCTCAACTATATCTACAGCTCCAAGATTGTCCGTGTCCGTTCTGACATGCTCGAGGACCTCATAAATGCTGGAAAGATACTGGGAGTGAAATTCATTGCTAACTTGCATTTGCCACTGTCACAAGTGAAAGGTCTGCCTGGTTTGTCACCGGAGGCAGAAAACAAAAGCGATGCATCCTCAGAGGTTATGCCTGTCATCACGGAGTCCTTCTCCATTTCCGCAGAGGAATTCAATCAGACAAAGAGACTTGGATGTAACGAGGAGGACTCGGATGATGTTGTATTTGTCTCTTGTACAGATGCTCAAAGCAGAGCAGCGAGTCGGAGAGCAAACCCTTCTGAGATTATTGATTTGGACAACTTGGAATCAGAAAGCGTTGAATccaaacaaaatgaagattCACATCATGTTGCAGCGCATGGAGAAAAAGCAGCAACCACCCCGAGAACTAATGGTGCAAACTGTCCCAGCGTCAGTGGACATGTGAATAGTCTACGTAGTCCAGACAGCAGCTCCAGTAACTCTCCTGTTAGAGTTTCTTTAGGAAGTGTTTCCACAACACCTGCCCGCTCAGGCAGCATCACGCCTGAGCCGACAAGTGCTTTCCAGTCACCTGAAAACGATGACATGTTGGGTGTCCACAAGAAGAAAGTCAGTTCTTCATCTCAGCAGGGCGATCTAAAGATAAGGCTCCTGGATGTTTCTGAAATCGCAGCTCTTCCTGCTAACAACCCCAAGGGAACTATAGAAGCAAAACAGACAGTGACCCTCGACACAGGCACAAAAATTGATTCTCTGTCATCAGGCTGTAAAGTGTATGCCAACATAGGAGAGGATACCTATGACATTGTTCAAATGAACGAAGACCCAGGAGAAGGAGGCTCCAAACCCAATAAAGGGAAACGAGCTTTAATGGCAACGCCCACAAAATCCTTTGATAAATCACTGTTGTCACCAACGCTTGGACCaaacaagaagaagaataaaatgGAGCTCGAGGATCACTATGAGCTGATCATGGATGGAAAGACTTTCTATGTTTGCGCCGTTTGTAAGCGCCCATATGTGTGCATCACGAGCCTGCGCCGTCACTTCAACACTCACTCGTGGGAAAAGAAATACCCGTGTCACTTCTGCAACAAGGTCTTTGCGCTGGCAGAGTACAGAACTAAACATGAAATCACCCACACAGGTGAGAGGAGGTACCAGTGCCTGTTGTGTAATGAAATGTTTCTAAATTACCAGATACTCTCCAATCACTGCAAGCAAGTCCACAATCAGGATGCCAGTGGGAGGAAGCAAAAGGATGATGGTGACAACAACTTGTACCGCCTGCTGCCGTGTAAATCGACAAAGAAGAAGTCTTGGGTGACCAACCTACCAGGAACACCTCTCATTTCCGAGGACGGCAGCATGCAGGAAATGACCTCTGCAGATGTGGAGGACATCCACTCTTCAACGCAGAGCAGGATGTTGAACTGGGACAACCTCTTCGCCGAGCCCAATGCTCACATGAGACCAGACTCTCATATGCAGCCAATATCAGACATGAGCTCCCCTCCGCAGGGAGCCACAGAGTTTGAGTACATCACACCATAG